A window of the Pyrodictium abyssi genome harbors these coding sequences:
- a CDS encoding glycosidase, producing MSDSSQGRALGAELPRAPGAVEAAKIRRYETVDIAERIAVISPEALKLTNYPLRQPVTAFNPSLHVAGNELRLFIRVTVGYYRYASAVALARLSLEDIMTEKRVPGSIEASIVVYPSTRYDIWGVEDPRVYQLGERLYMTYTGRTASYFDAASTGRTIPVTAVSEDGGHTWRKSFIHVVSSGLAGKVVSDKNAFMYEVDGSRLFFHRLHLVSGEFLTIVSRVEEGGETGDGLRELVSSSSSVVVESAAFESKTGWAAPPVRVGSRDLLVLLHGVNRDGVYRVFAVLLEHSRSEGTVVKAVTPRYIMEPRELYEVYGDRPYVVFPCGASLVDDSTLLLSYGAADQFVGLAAIDLDGLLAELDRGRIY from the coding sequence ATGAGTGATAGTAGCCAGGGCCGCGCCTTGGGGGCTGAGCTGCCCCGCGCCCCTGGCGCGGTGGAGGCGGCCAAGATAAGACGCTACGAGACAGTAGACATTGCCGAGAGAATAGCCGTGATATCGCCGGAGGCGTTAAAGCTAACCAACTATCCACTAAGGCAGCCCGTCACAGCGTTTAATCCATCACTCCACGTAGCTGGCAATGAGCTAAGGCTCTTCATACGTGTCACCGTGGGCTACTACCGCTATGCCTCAGCTGTGGCGCTCGCCCGCCTCAGCCTCGAGGATATAATGACGGAGAAACGTGTACCCGGCAGCATAGAGGCAAGCATAGTGGTGTATCCCTCGACACGGTACGACATATGGGGCGTAGAGGACCCCCGCGTATACCAGCTCGGCGAGAGGCTCTACATGACCTACACGGGGCGTACAGCCTCATACTTCGACGCTGCATCCACGGGGCGTACGATACCCGTCACAGCCGTCTCGGAGGATGGAGGCCATACGTGGAGGAAAAGCTTCATACATGTAGTGTCAAGCGGGCTGGCAGGCAAAGTAGTCAGTGACAAGAACGCGTTTATGTACGAAGTAGACGGCTCAAGGCTGTTCTTCCACAGGCTACACCTGGTGAGCGGCGAGTTCCTAACCATTGTGAGCCGTGTCGAGGAAGGAGGAGAAACGGGCGACGGGCTCCGTGAACTAGTATCGAGCAGTAGTAGCGTAGTCGTTGAGTCTGCCGCCTTTGAGTCGAAGACCGGCTGGGCGGCTCCTCCGGTTAGAGTAGGCAGCAGAGACCTCCTAGTCCTCTTACACGGTGTCAACAGGGACGGCGTCTACCGGGTATTCGCCGTGCTTCTCGAGCATAGCCGAAGCGAGGGTACAGTCGTGAAGGCTGTAACCCCAAGGTACATAATGGAGCCCCGCGAGCTGTACGAGGTATACGGCGATAGACCGTACGTGGTATTCCCCTGTGGCGCCTCGCTTGTAGACGACTCTACGCTCTTGCTGAGCTATGGCGCGGCAGACCAGTTCGTAGGCCTCGCAGCTATAGATCTCGACGGTCTACTCGCTGAGCTCGATCGTGGCCGGATATATTAG
- a CDS encoding NAD(P)/FAD-dependent oxidoreductase, protein MVDRRQVVIVGAGPAGLLTALNLREAEALVVEASSRPGWPPHCTGLVSPATARRFNIPEAVTEAYNEAVFLDDRLQEICRISGSPLAVRLSRPLLEELLAQRVESLGHRIAYRTRAGALHADGCVQLHGGRRVCGEWVVAALGANPRAAAVFGARNCRYLPGFEVRVRLTARVSDDAFYTIHGWRVAPQFFAWVVPLRGGREALIGVGGDYAVERLAALMQRLDRMGVVHVSSIVSHRGGRIVEGPPAQHPLAGKLAGIGDVLCASKPFTGGGLYAISILAKPLAALLEKGEKRLLLETWARLRRELEAQYLLTRAARLLQPLWRRALKVACSAAASGRCSIDYDAHSSLVECLAPWRGAGRHG, encoded by the coding sequence TTGGTTGACCGCAGACAAGTAGTAATCGTGGGGGCCGGGCCAGCGGGCCTGCTAACAGCGCTAAACCTCCGCGAGGCTGAAGCCCTAGTAGTCGAGGCGTCTAGTAGGCCCGGGTGGCCTCCGCACTGTACTGGGCTTGTGAGCCCAGCAACTGCTAGGAGGTTTAACATCCCCGAGGCCGTAACGGAAGCCTACAACGAGGCTGTATTCCTCGATGACCGGCTCCAGGAGATATGCCGTATATCGGGATCCCCTCTAGCAGTAAGGCTCTCAAGACCCCTCCTCGAGGAACTTCTGGCGCAGCGCGTGGAGAGCCTTGGTCACCGGATAGCCTACCGGACGAGGGCGGGTGCACTGCATGCCGACGGGTGTGTACAGCTACACGGCGGCCGCCGAGTCTGCGGGGAATGGGTTGTTGCGGCACTAGGCGCCAATCCCAGAGCAGCGGCAGTCTTCGGGGCGAGGAATTGCAGGTACCTCCCTGGCTTCGAGGTACGCGTTAGGCTCACAGCACGGGTCTCCGACGATGCTTTCTACACCATACATGGCTGGCGTGTTGCGCCGCAGTTCTTTGCGTGGGTTGTCCCTCTCCGTGGCGGCCGGGAGGCCCTCATAGGCGTTGGAGGCGATTATGCTGTAGAGAGGCTTGCTGCGCTAATGCAGCGGCTGGACCGGATGGGAGTAGTGCACGTATCAAGCATAGTTAGCCACCGCGGGGGCCGTATAGTCGAGGGGCCGCCAGCACAGCATCCTCTAGCCGGGAAGCTCGCTGGTATAGGCGACGTGCTGTGTGCATCGAAACCGTTCACTGGTGGAGGCCTCTACGCAATATCCATCCTGGCGAAACCGCTAGCAGCCCTCCTAGAGAAGGGTGAAAAGAGGCTACTGTTGGAAACCTGGGCTAGGCTAAGAAGGGAGCTAGAGGCACAGTACCTCCTTACAAGGGCTGCGAGGCTGCTGCAGCCGCTCTGGCGGAGGGCTCTCAAGGTGGCCTGCTCGGCGGCCGCTAGCGGCCGCTGTAGCATAGACTATGACGCGCACAGCAGCCTTGTGGAATGCCTGGCACCGTGGAGGGGGGCTGGCCGGCATGGCTAA
- a CDS encoding class I SAM-dependent methyltransferase family protein, giving the protein MAKRKLLREIAAEVYGPEKADRFWKRIEIIGDIAVIRKPFDVNIDELKPLAEALLRRLPYVKSVWVTSSPVEGEYRLRSYTHLAGEKRSWTIYREYGCSFKIDITRVYISPRLSYEHQRIARLVKPGETVINMYAGAGLFSIIIARHSKPAKVYSIDINPEAYKMMVENVRLNKLEGIVVPILGDAAEVVEKQLQSTADRILMPLPELALEHLPHALKGLRGRGWLHVYLHVFAEKGVDPRRKAVEMLAERLDELGARYRVELSRVVRTVGPRRSQVVVDVHVES; this is encoded by the coding sequence ATGGCTAAGAGAAAACTTCTGAGAGAGATAGCTGCCGAGGTCTATGGCCCCGAGAAGGCTGATAGGTTCTGGAAGAGAATAGAGATTATAGGCGACATAGCAGTCATACGTAAGCCCTTCGACGTGAATATAGACGAGCTGAAGCCGCTTGCCGAGGCGCTGCTGAGGAGACTGCCCTACGTCAAGAGCGTATGGGTAACCTCTAGCCCGGTCGAGGGGGAGTATAGGCTCCGGAGCTACACGCACCTTGCCGGCGAGAAGAGGAGCTGGACGATCTACCGGGAGTACGGCTGCAGCTTCAAGATAGACATAACGAGGGTATACATATCGCCGCGGCTCTCGTACGAGCATCAGCGTATCGCGCGCCTCGTGAAGCCCGGCGAGACCGTGATAAACATGTATGCTGGCGCGGGGCTCTTCTCGATAATAATAGCTAGGCACTCCAAGCCTGCAAAGGTGTACAGTATAGACATAAACCCCGAGGCCTACAAGATGATGGTAGAGAACGTGAGGCTCAACAAGCTAGAAGGAATAGTGGTCCCAATACTCGGCGACGCGGCTGAGGTGGTGGAGAAGCAGCTACAGTCGACAGCCGACAGGATACTGATGCCGCTGCCCGAGTTAGCACTAGAGCACCTCCCGCACGCGCTAAAGGGGCTCCGCGGTAGAGGCTGGCTCCACGTGTACCTGCACGTCTTCGCCGAGAAGGGCGTCGACCCCAGGAGGAAGGCAGTAGAGATGCTCGCCGAGAGGCTAGACGAGCTAGGGGCAAGGTACCGTGTAGAACTCAGCCGCGTCGTACGGACAGTCGGGCCTAGGCGCAGCCAAGTAGTAGTAGACGTCCATGTAGAGTCCTAG